From Alligator mississippiensis isolate rAllMis1 chromosome 1, rAllMis1, whole genome shotgun sequence:
GGTTCAAGTAGCTtcaattctttcatttcttttgggaaaaaacaagttccacatccttttctgtcGTGTGCCATCTTGTCAGTACCCCAGGACTAGTAAATCCAAGACGAGAGTCTAACTTCCAAGCCCTTACACAGCATCTTCCCTCCCAGAAACAACCTTTCTACAAAGTTTCATGAATAGGGTTTTTAGTTTTCCAAAGTTTAGCATTGCTCATTCCTAAGACATTCTGGCAGTGGGGTGTTACAGAGAAAGCCACAGGTTTTCAAACCACACTACAAAATGATTATTAATACTTACCATTACACGCTATAAAATATCTGACCTACCAGTCCCACCATCGGGAAATCCTCTTAACTGGGTGGCTGTGGGGTTGTGAAGTGCGAGTATGGCatgttctgggaagcagcagctgttgagtCTGGACCTGAGATGGTCGAAGCTCGATCTTATCTCTAAGTCTGATGTTAATAAAGTGCTGAATAACCTGCTTGTCTTTGGGTTTACTTGGGAAGAAATATGAATTAGTGGCTAAAGTAATGGCCTTGGAAACCAGGACTTCCTGAGTCTACTGGCCACTCTGGAACAGATGTGTTTTAATCCCCTATATACTTTGCTTAAGGCTTTATCAGAGCCTCTGGAAACTGCAGCGGGGAGCCGCAGCCAGTCTTGGTCCCAGTCCTGATCTggatgcatggggaggggcagtttgGGTCAGGGCAAACCCAATccagatgtgtgggggaggggaagggaagagtggcccggatgtgggggatgggggaacagctggatcctccccctctatgcgacactggtcaggctgcagttggagtactgtgtccagttctgggcgctgcatttcaggtgggacgtggacagcatggagagggtccagaggagggccacccgcatgatccggggacagcagggcagaccctatgaggagaggctatgggacctgaacctgttcaacctttgcaagagaaggctgaggggggacctggtggccatctgtaaacttactacaggagaccagcggggtttgggagagaccttgttcccctgagggtctccctgagtaacaaggaataacggccgtaagttgctagagagtaggtttagactagacatccgaaggcactgcttcacagtcagagcggctgggatctggcaccaactcccaagggaagtggtgctggctcctaccctgggggtctttaagaggaggctcgacgtttacctggctggggtcatttgagcccagttttctctcctgcccagggcaggggtcggactagcagatctacaaggtcccttcccaccctacatctatgaatctatgaattgtaaagtgggtttgcattCTGCAAATGTGACTGATGTGCCGTGCTCCAGGAATGCGTGTAGAGAAGAaatcgaaggaaacctgtatttactgtctcctgatacaagaatttagggccacctcattaaatgatgaggcagcaggtttgaaacaaccaaaaggaagcactttttCACACCTCACTAATTTGTGAAACACATCACCCCCGGATGTTGTGGAGGCCAGTACTATAACCAGGTTCAGGAAAAGATTGCAACTACCCTTTCGAAAGTTGTCAATCTGGGGCTGTCAGTCATAGGGCTTAGGGATGTCCACGTGCGTGGTGACTTAGCAAACATCGAGACGGAGGATGCATCTCTCTATTCACTTTCTCCTACTTGTCCTCCAAAACATCTGCTCCTTACCACTTGTGGAGACAGTGTTGTGAGATAGCGGGGCCTCTGCTCTGACCCAGATTGTGATTCTTACGGTCCTATGTATCATGTCTGTACAGGAGAATGGGCATTattcctgcctgtctgtgggagagcaaggggagagactggcaGACTTCAAAAGCTGTAGTAGTGACTTAGCTGAAGTTTACCCACTCAAGTAGGCATTTCTTCTTTGTGTGACACTAGGAGAGAAGCACTGCAGAAagtggcccaaatgtagcaagaaaaaaagaaagcaagaaaagtagaaagcGAGAAAGCCAGGCAATttgtgtgttgtgtaaaggttgtgtttggggcaggatgttcgtgttttcctgtgtctcttttactttgtttgctgtaatactagatcaaattggaggatggtgatatcgctaaaaatagttataattgtcctatattttgcatcttgaggataCAATTCAGTGTTCATTCACTAGTTTGATGAGTAATTAAGAGTggtaaaatgtgtgtcagtgagtttagACCAGGATTACGGAAAAAGGTGCCCAGATCAGAATTCCTTGCTTGCTCATAGCAGAAGGAATAGATTCATCTTTTTATACAagtttgaatgacaaatatcactgttaCAAAGACTGATTATGACTggattttgtcaatgtatttcttttcagtccaatcatcttcttcttgaaaacttggCTGCACTTCAGCCCTGAAGATTTCAAAGAGCCGCCGAAGTACCACACACTGCAGAAAGTAATAGCACACCTGAACAAGAACGTCCCTGGCTGTGACATGGAAATGGAGGCCAAACACCTCCTCCACCAGTTTCAAAACGAAgcagaaaatgagagtaagttatattttttttcaagctatcaCTTCATCATCTCCGAAACTgcactaaagaattgcattttgggaGGTAAATGTTAGCAACAATTATATTGCCAGGGCCTAATCCTGATATCACTTACacgacaggatcaggccctgtagaCTTTTGGGTTTttctggctctgtccctggtgaatctctcctgggagagtgggtaaAGAGTGGGTAGAAATACAAATCTGCAGTGGGGAATCACAGGCCTGGTCGTGCGGATTGGAAACTGGCAACTTGGCATTTCAGAGAATTTGCCAGCGCACAagagtcagagcagcagccaagaggcaaaTTGCCTTTGCATTTTCAGCACCTTGGAAGTATGGCCAAAGCTGCTGTCTACCTACTTCTCCCcttgcaaagagaaaaatctcATCAGGTGTTACCGTGCTCTGACCAAAGGCAGCTTCAGGCAAAGCCTTTTTGTCGTGAAGCATGTCTTGCTAGTGACCACCATAGCACAGGAAGTGCGTGTGACTGTTGTTTCCTCTTTGAGTGATGGGCTTctgacctccaaggacagagaaataacTTACATTCCAGGTCAAAGACCTGCTGAAACAATGGTGAGCTGTGGCAATACAAGAATGCTATATGTCCAGCGTCAAATTGACACACGGTCCTTAACCCAGTtagaaactttcctgtggcaAATCACTTGCTGGGTATGCTTCTTGGACCTGGTGCAATGTGCTAATGTCTCGCTTTGGCACAGAAGTGAAAGCAAATGATATATGAAATAGAGGATACAAAAGCAAAGCAGTATTTTAACCCCATAAACTTGACCTGGTGGATGTTCCAGAAAGAAGGTGTTATTTTAGAATTGGGTTCACCGCCAGATAAACTCAGGCATTTAAAGGTGGATAAAAGATGCATTGCATCCctcaaaaagggagttccccggcCAACTTTTTCTTCAGCCCCAAAAACATTCATATCTCCAAGGTTGctaataggtgtctaatgaggttctgtcctggatttggttccagtgggccaagaaaatgttcaggtctatGTTTCGATCCAACTCTTGTTCAAagcaagcagaagtttccaggggttttgttcttgcatttatttcttgtagtaatatttgaaaaaggttCTTAAACTTTGAGTGACAGACACCTCACTTGACTGAGAAGTGTCAATGAGTTAGACTATAGGGGAAATGCCAGTGGAAATTAAGAGGTTAACATCTTGTAGAACAAGATTTAGAgttgattttactgagttaagataaagagagagagaggggagatgccagctggggagggaaggaatcagAAATGGAGGACAGAGAGCTGATTTTTGTGAACAATTGTTAAAATTCTATttatgtggcttcttttcataaacTATCCATACATAACTAAGGCTGGTACAGCCATTTTCACTCACCTCATTTAGCTCAAAATAAACtggtgtatctaggccagccTGGGGACCATCCTGCGGACCAGCCAAGagaccagcccaagggccagcccgGGGAACTGCCTGAGGTCCAGCCCGGGAAGCAGCCCAaaggccagcccggggagcagccggaggaccaacctggggaTCATCCCGAGGGccagccaggggccctgcccgaggaccagcccagggacctgcccgaggtccagcctggggagcagcctgagggccaggtggaggaccaacctggggaccagcccgagggccagcccagggaccagcccgagGCCCATCTGGCGGACCGACCTTGGGACCTGCCCGAAGTCCAACCCAagggccagcctggagagcagcccgagggccagcctggggacctgcccgaggtccagcccggggtgcagcccgagggccagcccggggagcagcaggaggaacaacctggggaccagcccaagggccagctaGGGGACCTGCACGAggtccagcccagggacctgcacgaggtccagcccggggtgcagcccgagggccagccggaggaccaacctggggaccagcctgagggccagcccagggaccagcctgagGACCATTTGGGGGACCGACCTTGGGATCTGCCCGAGAGCCAACCTGGGGACCTGCCCAGagtccagcccaagggccagcccagggacctgcccggGGACCAGCCCAGGAACCTGCCTCAGGAAAAGGTATGGTCTAGAACCTTTTGTTCAAAGTATTCAATATGAAAAGGGGATGAGGAATTGCCAATATTTGTCTTATAAGTGAAAATTGAATTTCCACCTGCATTGTTTACTCCTGTCCCCCAGAAAgctgtttatagctgtgaccaaacacaagtgcacggctgcaaacagcttaaatggcccactgggtgaaaatctggcccctcattgcatgtggtgtcagctaaagatgtttcaaaacgtagtgtcttgtgtaacgtgtgtctgctggggctcccaacctgtgggtgttttcagaatgggaggggggcaagggagcagaaggagttgagtcttagggtttttcagccccccctACAGAGTGCGGCCAGTGTATTACAGGCCCCCCAAAGTGgggtggctccaattcacccactccacccctcaacaccagctgcagagccccaagaacaagctccctccattgcctttcccccctcccattctgaaacagccaacactggCACAGAGCTTGGCCCTTGTTGTggaaacctgcttgcaggctcccagtgggcagctagatccccacccctccagaccaacagtgaacttctgtttggtctcgggCAATGTAggaactcagaacgctttgcaaaaatcattctgagttagagctgggagctccacttctctctgcacccttacggcacgtccacacatgcagcacgtgtgcttgcagcatctcaaataggAGCGGCATGTATTTGAGCCGGGGATTTCTGCCTCACCAaatgcctggccacaccctttggtgtggggcaagttgtgccatctGCGGCAAAATAAGTccgcccagctcctcccagatctgcagcgagggggagatagagcctggggccagcagctgcttgcaggagtgaggtgggacagggggtggggataggtgtggtgggattgtgggggggctgtgggtgagcgGGGACTGTGGGAGGATGCTGCTCACgtagggtgggtcctctgccctcCAACAGGGCATAGCTCCccaacacagcacatggactgccgcccccaggaccacagcattccccccctgccaggcccacatgccccctgcagggcccacagctcccccacataGCCTACCCCCACAATACCTCAGCCCCCCATGCACAGCTCGCagctcactgggagcagcagtgagcactggggcacttggggcctcctggcacatccccccatgtggcacagcagcGCGGCTCGGCACTGGCCGCtgctctgccacatcacctgggcccactcccggagaccacctgtcatgctggcccaggtcctgtgtgcatgggTACCACGTGCCATCGGGTGGGGTCTGTttcatgcatgcaggacccatcCCACCTCAACACACAGTCCCCgtgaggggcacggggcaccCGCAAGTGACAGCATGAGTGGCCCAGAGCTACCCAAAAGAGCATGGTGCTATACTAAACCAGGCCAGGCCTCGGCTgagttgccctgcccccccagtgaggaatggattggggctggggctggggctgggacaagctgcccagctggggcagggggatgtgggacttggggagggggttgggggtggcgtggcttgctctgggtggaagggggcaaacagcagcagggcatagcccccactcctggcactgcCGCActtgcatcctgtgccccctcaccccagatgGGCAACTGGCGGGCGATGCCCTACTGCCACTTACCCAGCCGGGGCAGagaggcacaggatgtgggcacagcagtgcggggagtggggtctatgccctgctactgcttgcccccttccgcctggagcaagctgagtttgcattgtgcccctccctgccatccgtcctggctgggtaagaggcagcgaggcatatcccccactccccgcactgTTGTGCCcgcatcccaggctcccctgccct
This genomic window contains:
- the LOC132248530 gene encoding ral guanine nucleotide dissociation stimulator-like isoform X1, translated to MGSFGDTGRAEQEEGYGCSCIPLPSFLQRRRTREPRPRAGSQEGQEQLFDSGDWRTLQAQWRQQLQLQVMQKNVDALLEDFGNIHTFFATYRTFASPGEVLEMLLSRHGKLETLSCRGDESPDFSADSRAVLGNPIIFFLKTWLHFSPEDFKEPPKYHTLQKVIAHLNKNVPGCDMEMEAKHLLHQFQNEAENESQPGDHPADQPRDQPKGQPGELPEVQPGKQPKGQPGEQPEDQPGDHPEGQPGALPEDQPRDLPEVQPGEQPEGQVEDQPGDQPEGQPRDQPEAHLADRPWDLPEVQPKGQPGEQPEGQPGDLPEVQPGVQPEGQPGEQQEEQPGDQPKGQLGDLHEVQPRDLHEVQPGVQPEGQPEDQPGDQPEGQPRDQPEDHLGDRPWDLPESQPGDLPRVQPKGQPRDLPGDQPRNLPQEKNDDVYIIHCSVPNSQGVLYKGILLTSQDTTRDVISKIMRKYDLDMEEAGNYQLVQVISEHKELVFPQEANVLSYMNSQGNADISQRRKPAFHASPLSAAAKKKRRRLPRLFRGSRVGPE
- the LOC132248530 gene encoding transcription factor SPT20 homolog isoform X2, with translation MGSFGDTGRAEQEEGYGCSCIPLPSFLQRRRTREPRPRAGSQEGQEQLFDSGDWRTLQAQWRQQLQLQVMQKNVDALLEDFGNIHTFFATYRTFASPGEVLEMLLSRHGKLETLSCRGDESPDFSADSRAVLGNPIIFFLKTWLHFSPEDFKEPPKYHTLQKVIAHLNKNVPGCDMEMEAKHLLHQFQNEAENESQPGDHPADQPRDQPKGQPGELPEVQPGKQPKGQPGEQPEDQPGDHPEGQPGALPEDQPRDLPEVQPGEQPEGQVEDQPGDQPEGQPRDQPEAHLADRPWDLPEVQPKGQPGEQPEGQPGDLPEVQPGVQPEGQPGEQQEEQPGDQPKGQLGDLHEVQPRDLHEVQPGVQPEGQPEDQPGDQPEGQPRDQPEDHLGDRPWDLPESQPGDLPRVQPKGQPRDLPGDQPRNLPQEKLTSQDTTRDVISKIMRKYDLDMEEAGNYQLVQVISEHKELVFPQEANVLSYMNSQGNADISQRRKPAFHASPLSAAAKKKRRRLPRLFRGSRVGPE